One window from the genome of Spiractinospora alimapuensis encodes:
- a CDS encoding saccharopine dehydrogenase family protein: MKVLVLGGYGAVGAHVVEGLRARGHDVSSAGRDASRADIELDLRGPRTTYRDVIRDFDLVANASGMENPALAVTATDQGVAFVDATATSDYVAAVERVSHHAPVLVSVGLAPGLTNLLATDLAAGGSDRRSIDIAIVLGAGDEHGRAATAWSLGLLGASFADPASGAHVRNFTHGTRFDIPSLGRRQLVRTDFSDQHALTRDLGLPVRTYFGLDSRVATAALRVLTRIPGASRLRIPDGVHPPGSDRWVVMARADDGSARWAWGRDQSRATGIVTVEAVERATDLAPGVHHVHQVMELSDFQEEQAFGFGP; this comes from the coding sequence GTGAAAGTCCTCGTTCTCGGGGGGTACGGCGCCGTCGGCGCGCACGTCGTCGAAGGACTGCGCGCGCGTGGCCACGACGTGTCCAGCGCCGGCCGCGACGCGAGCCGCGCCGACATCGAACTCGACCTACGCGGACCACGTACTACGTATCGCGACGTGATCCGCGACTTCGACCTCGTGGCCAACGCCTCGGGTATGGAGAATCCGGCTCTCGCGGTCACGGCGACGGACCAGGGAGTCGCCTTCGTCGACGCCACCGCGACCTCGGACTACGTCGCGGCCGTCGAGCGCGTCTCGCACCACGCTCCGGTCCTCGTCAGCGTGGGCCTCGCCCCCGGGCTGACCAACCTGCTCGCCACGGACCTGGCTGCCGGCGGGTCGGACCGTCGAAGCATCGACATCGCCATCGTCCTCGGCGCGGGGGACGAACACGGGCGGGCGGCCACCGCGTGGTCACTCGGTCTCCTGGGAGCCAGCTTCGCCGATCCGGCCAGTGGGGCCCACGTGCGCAACTTCACCCACGGGACCCGCTTCGACATCCCGTCGCTGGGCCGCCGCCAACTGGTGCGGACGGACTTCTCCGACCAACACGCGCTCACCCGTGACCTGGGGCTCCCCGTTCGCACCTACTTCGGACTGGACTCCCGCGTGGCGACGGCCGCCCTGCGCGTGCTGACCCGGATCCCCGGCGCGTCCCGCCTGCGGATTCCGGACGGCGTCCACCCTCCCGGGTCGGATCGTTGGGTCGTCATGGCGCGAGCCGACGACGGGTCCGCCCGCTGGGCGTGGGGGAGGGATCAGTCGCGGGCCACGGGCATCGTCACGGTGGAGGCGGTGGAGCGGGCGACGGACCTCGCTCCGGGCGTGCACCATGTGCACCAGGTGATGGAGCTGTCGGACTTCCAGGAGGAGCAGGCCTTCGGGTTCGGCCCCTGA
- a CDS encoding DoxX family protein, whose amino-acid sequence MPARNASDYMPQGPGRALNVILWILQILLAVFFAVASAFPKLTGHESARVTFDAIGYGDWFMYLIGVLELAGAIALVIPILSGVAALALAGLMVGAFIYEVTVIQSGFWYTPVILFALFVFVAWGRRYKTVLLMRRVGLV is encoded by the coding sequence ATGCCTGCTCGTAACGCGTCCGACTACATGCCCCAAGGGCCGGGGCGGGCCCTGAACGTCATCCTGTGGATCCTGCAGATTCTGCTCGCGGTGTTCTTCGCGGTGGCGAGCGCGTTCCCGAAGCTGACCGGCCACGAGTCCGCCCGCGTCACCTTCGACGCGATCGGCTACGGCGACTGGTTCATGTACCTGATCGGCGTGCTCGAGCTGGCCGGTGCCATCGCACTGGTGATCCCGATCCTGAGCGGGGTCGCGGCGCTCGCCCTCGCCGGCCTGATGGTGGGCGCGTTCATCTACGAGGTCACCGTGATCCAGTCGGGGTTCTGGTACACGCCCGTCATACTCTTCGCCCTGTTCGTGTTCGTCGCGTGGGGACGCCGCTACAAAACCGTCCTCCTCATGCGCAGAGTCGGACTGGTCTGA
- a CDS encoding class I SAM-dependent methyltransferase has product MDIELFNDAYRGRPPWQTGKPQPEIVRLAERGGFSGRVLDVGCGSGENSLYLSSLGYPVVGVDGSENAIEQARASAESAGAPVEFLVADAHDLASLGRTFDTVLDSAFLHIFGDPAERRRAYTDQVAAILAPGGWMRLLEISERIEEHPTMTRPDIAASFGYEWTTITIEEATYAVTSGDVPAWLAGAKRR; this is encoded by the coding sequence GTGGACATCGAGCTGTTCAACGACGCCTATCGAGGTCGGCCGCCTTGGCAGACCGGGAAGCCACAGCCGGAGATCGTGCGCCTGGCCGAGCGAGGGGGATTCTCGGGCCGGGTGCTGGACGTCGGGTGCGGGAGTGGGGAGAACAGTCTGTACCTGTCCTCGCTCGGCTACCCCGTCGTGGGTGTCGACGGGTCGGAGAACGCGATCGAGCAGGCGCGCGCGTCCGCCGAGAGCGCCGGCGCACCGGTGGAGTTCCTGGTGGCCGACGCGCATGACCTGGCGTCGCTGGGGCGCACCTTCGACACCGTCCTCGATTCGGCGTTCCTGCACATCTTCGGTGATCCGGCGGAGAGGCGACGTGCCTACACCGACCAGGTCGCCGCGATCCTCGCGCCTGGTGGGTGGATGCGCCTACTCGAGATCAGCGAGCGGATCGAGGAGCATCCGACCATGACCCGTCCGGACATCGCCGCGTCCTTCGGCTACGAGTGGACAACGATCACGATCGAGGAGGCCACCTACGCGGTGACCTCCGGCGACGTTCCCGCGTGGCTCGCCGGCGCCAAGCGACGTTGA
- a CDS encoding TetR/AcrR family transcriptional regulator gives MSAGEPSEGNGSRQREDGRTARSRATRTRIARAAGALFVTSGYAETSVQTVAEHAGVGTQTVYYTFGTKAAVLTAALDLAVAGDDEPVPTLDRAWVVEALSVPDAGEQIRRQAAGTADVFARVAPLLSVVRGAAHDDAEIAGVWRTNVHQRLTVQRAFADALDAKGALRPGMSVDTAAETSLALLGPEIYTLFTGELGWSPQRWVEWATDGLRRHLTTLESEPSALHDAGGR, from the coding sequence ATGAGCGCAGGAGAACCGAGCGAAGGGAACGGCTCCAGGCAACGCGAAGACGGCCGAACCGCCCGCTCCCGGGCCACCCGGACGCGGATCGCACGGGCCGCCGGCGCGCTGTTCGTGACGTCCGGCTACGCCGAGACCAGCGTCCAGACCGTCGCCGAGCACGCGGGTGTCGGAACGCAGACGGTGTACTACACGTTCGGAACCAAGGCGGCCGTACTCACGGCGGCCCTGGACCTGGCCGTGGCCGGGGACGACGAACCCGTGCCGACACTGGACCGTGCCTGGGTGGTCGAGGCGTTGTCGGTGCCGGACGCCGGGGAACAGATCAGGCGTCAGGCCGCGGGGACCGCGGACGTGTTCGCGCGCGTCGCTCCCTTGCTCAGCGTGGTGCGAGGTGCGGCCCACGACGACGCCGAGATCGCCGGAGTGTGGCGAACCAACGTGCACCAGCGCCTCACGGTGCAACGCGCCTTCGCCGACGCGCTCGACGCCAAGGGAGCACTACGCCCGGGAATGAGCGTCGACACCGCCGCCGAGACATCCCTCGCCCTGCTCGGACCGGAGATCTACACACTGTTCACCGGGGAACTCGGTTGGTCGCCGCAGCGGTGGGTCGAGTGGGCGACCGACGGGTTGCGCCGTCACCTGACGACGCTGGAGTCGGAGCCGTCGGCGCTGCACGACGCCGGTGGCCGGTGA
- a CDS encoding siderophore-interacting protein, with the protein MAQRGARTSRSTCSGLVVHTERLTPHMHRVVLGGPGLDDFTAGEYTDHYVKLLFPHPDVTYPEPFDMAGIRQTFPRDQWPVTRTYTVRAWDPVARELTIDFVIHGDRGIAGPWAVNARVGDEIHLLGPGGAYTPDPEADRHLLAGDESALPAIAAAVERMPAGAEFHALVEVPSPEEEQKVASPDGRGVVWLHRGDRRVGELLVDAVRGLALPNDDIHAFVHGEAGFVKELRRHLRIEREIPRERLSVSGYWRLGHDEDAWQSSKTEWNAAVEAEQEA; encoded by the coding sequence ATGGCCCAGCGAGGTGCACGCACGTCGCGATCGACCTGTTCCGGACTGGTCGTGCACACCGAACGACTCACACCGCACATGCACCGCGTGGTCCTCGGCGGTCCGGGACTCGACGACTTCACCGCCGGTGAGTACACCGACCACTACGTCAAGCTGCTATTCCCCCACCCCGATGTCACCTATCCCGAGCCGTTCGACATGGCGGGGATCCGCCAGACGTTCCCCCGCGACCAGTGGCCGGTGACGCGGACCTACACGGTCCGCGCCTGGGATCCCGTCGCGCGGGAGTTGACCATCGACTTCGTGATCCACGGGGACCGCGGGATCGCTGGGCCGTGGGCCGTCAACGCCCGCGTCGGCGACGAGATCCACCTGTTGGGGCCTGGCGGCGCCTACACACCGGACCCGGAGGCGGACCGTCACCTGCTCGCCGGCGACGAGAGTGCCCTCCCGGCGATCGCCGCGGCGGTGGAGCGGATGCCCGCCGGCGCGGAGTTCCACGCGCTGGTCGAGGTGCCCTCTCCCGAGGAGGAACAGAAGGTGGCCTCGCCGGACGGACGTGGCGTGGTGTGGCTCCACCGTGGCGACCGCCGTGTCGGGGAACTGCTCGTCGACGCCGTGCGTGGGCTCGCCCTGCCCAACGACGACATCCACGCCTTCGTCCACGGCGAGGCCGGCTTCGTCAAGGAGCTGCGCCGCCACCTGCGCATCGAACGGGAGATCCCCCGCGAACGCCTGTCCGTCTCCGGCTACTGGCGGTTGGGACACGACGAGGACGCGTGGCAGTCGTCGAAGACGGAGTGGAACGCGGCGGTCGAGGCCGAGCAGGAGGCCTGA
- a CDS encoding DUF2207 domain-containing protein, whose translation MALLPMAPAHADEERAITAFEVDVDVDDDGTVRVTERLSYTFGDDDASVLRVLPHRSSIDGGATQDLELSDVEVTDAAGEEYEVDRLANETEIEIGEEGMTGTPTFEISYEYGSLLVADGSNDARLFLDIVGEGMEIPVHDVDVSVTLPDEPRSEDCYAGRVGSTNPCDDVSSDGETTTAAEGTVAPHQAMSIDVVFPKGDIELASSTRSDPAGRHTPSVPTQLPTTSSAEDDDDDDGSSSLFSDPGFVMLLVVAVFIVLIAVSVRNSDRDDEDSGGGSGYNPTWNSGRSFGGGRSSRGGGGSSRGGGGRSGGGRSSGGGGRGGAGRGGGGGRGR comes from the coding sequence ATGGCCCTTCTCCCGATGGCACCCGCCCACGCCGACGAGGAACGAGCGATAACCGCGTTCGAAGTGGACGTGGACGTCGACGACGACGGCACGGTGCGCGTCACCGAGAGACTCAGCTACACCTTCGGGGACGACGACGCGTCGGTCCTGCGCGTACTCCCACACCGATCGAGCATCGACGGTGGCGCCACCCAGGATTTGGAGTTGTCCGACGTCGAGGTGACCGACGCCGCGGGCGAGGAGTACGAAGTCGACCGTCTGGCCAACGAGACCGAGATCGAGATCGGTGAGGAGGGAATGACGGGGACACCCACGTTCGAGATCTCCTACGAGTACGGGTCGCTGCTCGTCGCCGACGGATCGAACGACGCCCGCCTCTTCCTCGACATCGTCGGGGAGGGGATGGAGATCCCCGTTCACGATGTCGACGTCTCGGTGACGCTTCCCGATGAACCGCGGTCCGAGGACTGTTACGCCGGAAGGGTGGGATCCACCAACCCCTGCGACGACGTCTCCTCCGACGGCGAGACGACGACCGCCGCGGAGGGGACCGTCGCCCCCCACCAGGCGATGAGCATCGACGTGGTGTTCCCCAAGGGGGACATCGAGTTGGCCTCCTCGACGCGCTCCGACCCAGCCGGTCGCCACACGCCCTCCGTGCCGACCCAACTCCCCACGACCTCAAGCGCTGAAGACGACGACGATGACGATGGATCCTCTTCGTTGTTCAGCGACCCCGGGTTCGTAATGCTCCTCGTCGTCGCCGTCTTCATCGTGCTGATCGCCGTGAGCGTTCGCAACAGTGACCGCGACGACGAGGACTCCGGCGGCGGCAGTGGGTACAACCCGACCTGGAACTCCGGGCGATCCTTCGGTGGCGGGAGAAGCTCCAGAGGGGGCGGGGGCTCCAGCCGTGGCGGCGGAGGACGTTCCGGCGGCGGACGATCGAGCGGGGGAGGCGGGCGAGGCGGAGCGGGACGCGGCGGCGGAGGCGGGCGAGGTCGCTGA
- a CDS encoding SRPBCC family protein, whose product MGQRENQIDRVHRVVGRATVDGGPGYVVTLDQTYETDVADLWDACTTAERLSRWLGPVTGELTLGRRYQIQDNAGGTIQRCERPRELALTWEFDGEATLLEVRLTPEGTDLARLELRHHAPDNEFWRRYGPGATGTGWEYALFVLAGYIEGWGDDMAAEEAWFSSPEGQRFTADSSQRWADAATTAGEDPALATLRARRVTAFFTGQPEPE is encoded by the coding sequence ATGGGACAACGGGAGAACCAGATCGACCGCGTGCACCGCGTGGTGGGACGCGCCACCGTCGACGGTGGGCCAGGCTACGTCGTCACGCTCGACCAGACGTACGAAACCGACGTCGCGGACCTGTGGGACGCCTGCACCACGGCCGAACGGCTCTCCCGCTGGCTCGGACCAGTGACCGGAGAGCTCACGCTCGGGCGGCGGTACCAGATCCAGGACAACGCCGGGGGAACGATCCAACGCTGCGAGCGTCCGAGAGAACTCGCGCTCACCTGGGAGTTCGACGGTGAGGCCACCCTCCTCGAGGTCCGGCTGACGCCGGAGGGCACGGATCTGGCGCGGTTGGAGCTGCGACACCACGCACCCGACAACGAGTTCTGGCGTCGCTACGGTCCCGGGGCCACCGGTACGGGGTGGGAGTACGCCTTGTTCGTGCTCGCGGGGTACATCGAAGGATGGGGCGACGACATGGCGGCGGAGGAGGCCTGGTTCTCATCGCCGGAAGGGCAGCGTTTCACCGCCGATTCCAGCCAGCGGTGGGCGGACGCGGCGACCACCGCCGGCGAGGACCCGGCTCTCGCCACGCTTCGTGCCCGGCGCGTCACCGCGTTCTTCACCGGCCAGCCGGAACCGGAGTAG
- a CDS encoding helix-turn-helix domain-containing protein codes for MTLTLGRDTAGELLRLWRTRRRLSQLELSLRADTSTRHLSFVETGRSQPSREMVLRLCDVLDVPLRERNHVLLAGGYAPVFAERSLGETSMGPARDAVRRILTGHDPYPAIVVDRNWTLLDANASASVLLQGVDADLLEGEVNVLRVSLHPRGLAPNIVNLPEWRSHLLHRLRHQADWSGDPQTVALHAELLDYPGGEALPTSGDAPWIAVPLRLRFGDTELSFITTVATFGTPLDVTISELAIESFFPADDATARLLPQLV; via the coding sequence GTGACGCTCACCTTGGGCCGCGACACAGCGGGCGAACTGCTGCGGCTGTGGCGCACCCGCCGCAGACTCAGCCAACTCGAGCTCTCCCTGCGGGCCGACACCTCCACCCGGCACCTGAGCTTCGTGGAGACGGGCCGCTCCCAGCCCAGTCGGGAGATGGTGTTGCGGCTCTGCGACGTCCTCGACGTCCCGCTTCGGGAACGCAACCACGTCCTTCTCGCGGGCGGATACGCGCCCGTCTTCGCCGAACGCTCCCTGGGCGAGACCTCCATGGGGCCGGCCCGGGACGCGGTCCGACGAATCCTGACCGGACACGACCCCTATCCGGCCATCGTCGTCGACCGCAACTGGACGCTCCTCGACGCCAACGCGAGCGCGTCCGTATTGCTCCAAGGGGTCGACGCGGACCTGCTCGAGGGTGAGGTCAACGTGTTGCGGGTCAGCCTGCACCCCCGAGGCCTGGCACCCAACATCGTCAACCTCCCCGAATGGCGGTCCCACCTGCTGCATCGCCTACGCCACCAAGCGGACTGGAGCGGCGACCCCCAGACAGTCGCCCTCCACGCCGAGCTCCTCGACTATCCCGGAGGCGAGGCCCTCCCCACCTCCGGGGACGCCCCCTGGATCGCCGTCCCTCTGCGGCTACGGTTCGGCGACACCGAACTCTCCTTCATCACCACAGTGGCGACATTCGGTACGCCGCTGGACGTCACGATCTCCGAGCTCGCGATCGAGTCCTTCTTCCCCGCGGACGACGCGACCGCGCGACTCCTCCCCCAACTGGTGTGA
- a CDS encoding PKD domain-containing protein encodes MLRKASIPAGTIALSGVLVSSFASPAFADSPADQGTEQLTRWVAMGDSFQSGVGAGEYDEESGDCQRSPLSHVRLLNSDGTIPGELDFVACSGARIDDLYAGRHGEAPQLDALDGDGANVSHVSVGIGGNDLDFADNLRDCIVYGWPWASCESRFDENVDAAFQELLDQDANGLNSFQRLYTDIRTATGEGDTQLLAVTYPKFFPVDGGSDWTSIPTQSRCQGIRVSDQLWINNWVNRLNTAVSESAESVGAVPLDLYQASDGHELCNSDGNDPYLNGIQLNSDAFHPTEFGYARNAEAISAQLASVTPQPVPLRAAPVAALPEPPTAAVDHTQDGAQVTFDGSGSVPGDGDIVSYLWEFDDGQLVEGAEVEHTYEPGTYYVTLTVIDSFEEMGFSEPVKVVVE; translated from the coding sequence ATGCTGCGAAAGGCGTCCATCCCGGCCGGAACGATCGCGCTCAGCGGTGTTCTCGTCAGCTCCTTCGCATCCCCCGCCTTCGCCGATTCCCCCGCGGACCAGGGCACCGAGCAACTCACGCGCTGGGTCGCCATGGGCGACTCGTTCCAGTCCGGAGTCGGCGCGGGTGAGTACGACGAGGAAAGCGGCGACTGTCAACGATCCCCGCTGTCACACGTTCGGCTGCTGAACAGCGACGGCACAATTCCGGGGGAACTCGACTTCGTCGCGTGCAGCGGAGCCCGAATCGACGATTTGTACGCCGGCCGCCATGGGGAGGCTCCGCAACTGGACGCCCTCGACGGCGACGGAGCGAACGTCTCCCACGTGTCGGTGGGGATCGGGGGCAACGATCTCGATTTCGCCGACAACCTCCGTGACTGCATCGTCTACGGATGGCCGTGGGCGTCCTGTGAGTCGCGGTTCGACGAGAACGTGGACGCGGCGTTCCAGGAACTCCTCGACCAGGACGCCAACGGCCTCAACTCCTTCCAGCGGCTCTACACCGACATCCGCACGGCGACCGGCGAGGGCGACACCCAGCTCCTCGCCGTCACCTACCCCAAGTTCTTCCCCGTGGACGGCGGCTCGGACTGGACCAGCATCCCGACACAGTCGCGCTGTCAGGGAATCCGTGTGAGCGACCAGCTATGGATCAACAACTGGGTCAACCGGTTGAACACGGCGGTGAGCGAGTCCGCCGAGAGCGTCGGAGCGGTGCCGCTGGACCTGTACCAGGCGTCCGACGGGCACGAACTGTGCAATTCCGACGGCAACGACCCCTACCTCAACGGGATCCAACTCAACTCCGACGCCTTCCACCCCACCGAGTTCGGGTACGCCCGGAACGCCGAGGCGATCAGTGCCCAACTGGCTTCGGTGACCCCACAGCCGGTGCCGCTGCGCGCGGCGCCCGTCGCCGCACTGCCGGAGCCGCCCACCGCGGCCGTGGACCACACGCAGGACGGCGCCCAGGTCACCTTCGACGGGTCGGGGTCAGTACCTGGTGACGGCGACATCGTCTCCTACTTGTGGGAGTTCGACGACGGACAGCTCGTGGAGGGTGCCGAGGTCGAGCACACCTACGAGCCCGGAACGTACTACGTCACCCTGACCGTGATCGACAGCTTCGAGGAGATGGGCTTCTCGGAGCCGGTCAAGGTCGTCGTCGAGTAG
- a CDS encoding DUF2207 domain-containing protein, whose product MRRLLMALAGGFATALLLPTPALADAEGERAVTAFEVDVAVDEEGTVRVTERLTYAFGDDHASVLRSLPHHASIAGSAERDLGLANVQVTDAAGERSEIDTGPSETEIEIGEEGMAGTPTYEITYEYRSLLVATPNGDARLFLDVVGGGWAIPVRDVNTTVTLPHAPNATNCYAGERGVTTPCDRVSSDGGTVTATHDTIVPGDAMSVDLTFPAEDLELDEPPAVSSEHPESQTGGTAYADGQDRPWYRDSQTWFVVAVFVMVGLGLVRNRRRRGGSTGINRGSSHHGYHGGGFSGGGGGGFSGGGGGGAGGGGGGGGGR is encoded by the coding sequence GTGCGTCGCCTATTGATGGCTCTCGCTGGCGGCTTCGCCACCGCGCTCCTCCTCCCAACGCCCGCTCTGGCGGACGCTGAGGGGGAACGGGCGGTGACGGCGTTCGAGGTCGACGTCGCGGTTGACGAGGAGGGCACGGTGCGAGTCACCGAGCGACTCACCTACGCGTTCGGTGACGATCACGCGTCGGTCCTCCGTTCCCTTCCGCACCACGCGAGCATCGCCGGCTCCGCCGAGCGGGACCTCGGACTGGCGAACGTTCAGGTGACGGACGCGGCAGGTGAGAGATCCGAAATTGACACGGGGCCCTCCGAGACCGAGATCGAGATCGGCGAGGAGGGGATGGCGGGGACACCGACGTACGAGATCACCTATGAGTACCGTTCGCTGCTCGTCGCCACCCCGAACGGCGACGCCCGTCTGTTCCTCGACGTTGTCGGCGGCGGCTGGGCGATCCCCGTGCGCGACGTGAATACTACGGTGACGCTGCCTCACGCTCCGAACGCCACGAACTGCTACGCGGGCGAACGGGGAGTGACAACGCCCTGCGATCGCGTGTCCTCCGACGGTGGGACCGTCACCGCCACGCACGACACCATCGTTCCGGGAGACGCGATGAGCGTCGATCTCACGTTTCCCGCCGAGGACCTGGAGCTGGACGAACCGCCGGCCGTGTCGTCCGAGCATCCGGAGTCCCAGACCGGCGGCACGGCGTACGCGGACGGGCAGGACAGACCCTGGTACCGCGATTCCCAGACGTGGTTCGTGGTCGCGGTCTTCGTCATGGTCGGCCTTGGGCTCGTCCGCAATCGCAGGAGGCGAGGTGGGTCCACCGGCATCAACCGTGGGTCCAGTCACCATGGCTACCACGGAGGAGGATTCAGCGGCGGTGGAGGTGGCGGGTTCAGCGGTGGGGGAGGTGGCGGCGCCGGCGGTGGTGGTGGCGGGGGCGGAGGACGCTAA
- a CDS encoding putative protein N(5)-glutamine methyltransferase gives MIPLNVSQTEVIDRLRGAGCVFAEDETSILVSSARDAAELLEMVRLRERGRPLEHVVGWAEFHGIRVLVDPGVFVPRRRTEFLVDRAVALTGDDAVVVDLCCGSGAIGLAVAALRHGVDLHLSDVEPAAVRCAQRNATPAGAAVHQGDLFEALPSDLRGGVDVLLANVPYVPSAEIEFLPREARGHEPVLTLDGGGHGLDVLRRVAATALEWLAPHGHLFVEVSENQARPARAIAHAEGMRAWTVTCQELGATVLIATPPA, from the coding sequence ATGATCCCACTCAACGTCTCCCAGACCGAGGTCATCGACCGGCTACGCGGAGCCGGATGCGTCTTCGCCGAGGACGAGACGTCGATCCTCGTCTCCTCCGCTCGCGACGCCGCCGAGCTCCTTGAGATGGTGCGGCTGCGGGAACGCGGGCGCCCCCTGGAACACGTGGTGGGGTGGGCCGAGTTCCACGGGATCCGCGTGCTCGTCGACCCGGGGGTCTTCGTGCCCCGCCGCCGCACCGAGTTCCTCGTCGATCGAGCTGTCGCGCTCACGGGCGACGACGCCGTCGTCGTGGACCTCTGCTGTGGATCCGGGGCAATCGGCCTCGCGGTCGCGGCGCTCCGTCACGGCGTCGACCTGCACCTCAGTGACGTGGAACCGGCCGCGGTGCGCTGTGCCCAGCGCAACGCCACTCCGGCCGGCGCAGCGGTCCACCAGGGGGACCTCTTCGAGGCTCTGCCGTCGGACCTGCGAGGAGGAGTCGACGTCCTGTTGGCCAACGTGCCCTACGTGCCGTCGGCGGAGATCGAGTTCCTGCCGCGGGAGGCACGCGGGCACGAACCCGTCCTCACCCTGGACGGCGGGGGCCACGGCCTCGACGTCCTGCGCCGTGTCGCCGCCACGGCACTCGAGTGGCTCGCCCCGCATGGACACCTCTTCGTGGAGGTCAGTGAGAACCAGGCCAGGCCAGCAAGGGCGATCGCCCACGCGGAGGGCATGCGCGCGTGGACGGTGACGTGCCAGGAGCTGGGGGCCACCGTGCTCATCGCCACCCCGCCGGCCTGA